Proteins encoded by one window of Blautia luti:
- the tig gene encoding trigger factor has product MKKRIYLGMLALCLALTATACGSSKDTTDTAADTAKTQENTEDKKAEVGTGRLVSVENVDKYITIGEYKGLILDNTVSAITDEDVQVQINEDLQDKAEPVSDGAQEGDLVTINYTGTIDGKTFDSGTANNYDFVVGQGTMFDEFEQGVIGMKKGDTKEIDIDFPSDYGDSTVAGQNVSYKVTVQNVRRAAELTDEWVAKNTDYTTVDEYKEGVRAQLEQDAKDSAEEVLKSTAWSTVLENSEVKEYPQEDLDNAVSEFKSSMEVYAKQADMTLEEFVESQGISQDDFDEQCTQYAEGKVKQNLIVQGIMDAEGISLDDKESLQVQNELVKQMEAGSLAELVSTYGQNYVDESVGLLRVEKLIVDNANVSEKVSEGDTVAENADAVADTDTQDEESVTDQEMEEELGTENVDGAETE; this is encoded by the coding sequence ATGAAGAAAAGAATATATCTTGGCATGCTTGCCCTGTGCCTGGCTTTGACAGCCACGGCATGCGGCAGTAGTAAGGATACGACAGATACAGCTGCAGATACTGCGAAAACGCAGGAGAATACAGAAGATAAGAAAGCTGAAGTAGGAACCGGAAGACTTGTCTCTGTAGAGAATGTAGACAAATATATTACCATTGGAGAATATAAAGGCCTGATACTGGATAATACAGTATCTGCGATTACAGATGAAGATGTGCAGGTGCAGATTAATGAGGATCTGCAGGATAAGGCAGAACCTGTATCGGATGGAGCACAGGAGGGGGATCTTGTAACCATCAATTATACAGGAACCATTGACGGGAAGACTTTTGACAGCGGCACAGCGAATAATTATGATTTCGTTGTAGGCCAGGGGACTATGTTCGATGAATTTGAGCAGGGTGTCATCGGTATGAAGAAAGGTGATACCAAGGAGATCGACATTGATTTTCCATCAGATTACGGTGACAGCACAGTGGCAGGTCAGAATGTATCCTATAAAGTAACTGTGCAGAACGTGCGACGTGCAGCTGAGCTTACAGATGAGTGGGTGGCAAAAAATACCGATTACACCACAGTGGATGAGTATAAAGAGGGTGTCCGTGCCCAGCTTGAGCAGGATGCGAAGGATTCCGCCGAGGAAGTGCTGAAAAGCACAGCCTGGAGCACAGTCCTGGAGAACTCCGAGGTGAAGGAATACCCACAGGAAGACCTGGACAATGCTGTTTCTGAATTTAAATCCAGCATGGAAGTTTATGCGAAACAGGCAGATATGACATTGGAAGAGTTCGTGGAAAGCCAGGGAATCTCCCAGGATGATTTCGACGAGCAGTGCACCCAGTATGCAGAGGGTAAGGTGAAACAGAATCTGATCGTGCAGGGGATCATGGATGCAGAAGGAATTTCCCTGGATGATAAGGAAAGCCTTCAGGTACAGAATGAGCTTGTGAAACAGATGGAAGCAGGAAGCCTGGCAGAACTGGTTTCCACTTATGGTCAGAATTATGTGGATGAATCGGTTGGACTTCTCAGAGTGGAGAAACTGATCGTCGATAATGCCAATGTCAGTGAGAAAGTTTCAGAAGGCGATACAGTAGCTGAGAATGCAGATGCTGTGGCAGACACAGACACCCAGGATGAGGAATCTGTAACAGACCAGGAGATGGAAGAAGAGCTTGGCACAGAGAATGTGGATGGTGCAGAAACGGAATGA
- a CDS encoding polysaccharide deacetylase family protein — MSEKKPDSETTEERLSEKISIQTEEIKAEIQDKRESAEDTAEPPAAEPENAEETKSAEETGSAEESSVSKEQVQEEEPPAATQDEDFFYDDEKAYEARKAARMERRLKQKRRRRRRRIIGGVIVVAAAAIGIGVGFYGDQLQAFVKEQQVRIAQLAQKNTEAQKETETAQTSAEPETETETEVTQAPEQTSGDELSADDKKLYRRAKRYAQQYDYDKAIKVLKSSPNYKISTKLRKAAKVYKKKKESCVSWPLDQVTHVFYHTLIKDTSKAFDGDYKSGDYDQVMTTIDEFNKITQSMYEKGYVMVSIYDMATVDENGNMTPGEILLPEGKIPFVLSEDDVCYYHYMDGDGFASKLVVDDDGKVRNEYIEDDGSVSVGDYDVVPLIDRFVEEHPDFSYRGARGIVALTGYNGILGYRTDSSYETRPDDLDADKVQWLDNHPDFDLNTEREGAKKVVQAMKKEGWLFASHTWGHQNVSQISLEKLQADTQRFKENVDPLIGGTDIIIFAFGADLAGAEDYSGEKFEYLKSQGYNYFCNVDSSQYFVQIRDNYFRMGRRNLDGYRMYYNPELISDLFDAQEVFNSDRPVPVPPMGDSN; from the coding sequence ATGAGTGAAAAGAAGCCTGACTCTGAAACAACAGAGGAGAGACTTTCAGAAAAAATCAGCATACAGACAGAAGAGATAAAGGCAGAGATCCAGGACAAGAGGGAATCTGCAGAAGATACAGCAGAACCGCCGGCAGCGGAACCGGAGAATGCAGAAGAAACAAAGTCTGCAGAAGAAACAGGATCAGCAGAGGAGAGTTCGGTTTCGAAGGAACAGGTGCAGGAAGAAGAACCGCCGGCAGCAACACAGGATGAAGACTTCTTCTATGATGATGAGAAAGCATATGAGGCCCGGAAAGCAGCGCGTATGGAGCGCCGCCTGAAACAGAAACGCAGAAGGAGAAGAAGGCGTATCATCGGCGGGGTCATCGTGGTGGCAGCCGCAGCTATTGGAATCGGTGTAGGATTCTATGGGGATCAGCTGCAGGCATTTGTGAAGGAACAGCAGGTCCGCATCGCGCAGCTTGCACAGAAGAATACAGAAGCTCAGAAGGAAACAGAAACTGCCCAGACTTCAGCAGAACCTGAGACAGAGACTGAGACAGAAGTAACCCAGGCTCCTGAACAGACTTCCGGTGATGAATTAAGCGCAGATGACAAGAAACTCTACAGAAGAGCGAAACGTTATGCACAGCAGTACGATTATGATAAAGCCATCAAGGTGCTGAAAAGCAGCCCTAATTATAAGATCAGCACGAAGCTGAGAAAAGCAGCGAAAGTCTATAAGAAGAAAAAAGAATCATGTGTATCATGGCCGCTGGATCAGGTCACCCATGTGTTTTATCACACCCTGATCAAAGATACTTCCAAGGCATTTGACGGAGATTACAAATCCGGAGATTATGATCAGGTTATGACTACCATTGATGAATTTAACAAGATCACCCAGAGTATGTACGAGAAAGGATACGTAATGGTCAGCATCTACGATATGGCCACTGTGGATGAGAACGGAAATATGACACCGGGTGAGATCCTTCTACCGGAAGGTAAAATACCGTTTGTGCTTTCTGAGGATGATGTATGTTATTATCATTATATGGATGGTGACGGATTCGCATCCAAACTGGTCGTGGATGATGACGGTAAGGTACGCAATGAATATATCGAAGATGATGGAAGCGTTTCAGTGGGAGACTATGATGTAGTTCCGCTGATCGACCGTTTCGTGGAAGAACATCCGGATTTCTCATATCGGGGAGCCAGGGGAATCGTGGCACTGACGGGATATAATGGAATCCTGGGATATCGTACAGACAGCAGCTATGAGACACGTCCGGATGATCTGGATGCAGATAAAGTACAGTGGCTGGATAACCATCCTGATTTCGACCTGAATACAGAACGTGAAGGTGCCAAGAAGGTTGTGCAGGCCATGAAGAAGGAAGGATGGCTGTTTGCAAGCCATACCTGGGGCCACCAGAATGTAAGCCAGATCAGTTTGGAGAAACTTCAGGCCGATACCCAGAGATTTAAGGAGAATGTAGATCCTCTTATAGGAGGAACGGATATCATTATTTTTGCTTTTGGTGCAGACCTTGCAGGAGCTGAAGATTATTCGGGTGAGAAATTCGAATATCTGAAGAGCCAGGGATATAATTATTTCTGTAATGTAGATTCCAGTCAGTATTTCGTACAGATACGGGATAATTATTTCCGAATGGGAAGAAGGAATCTGGATGGATACAGAATGTATTATAATCCGGAACTGATTTCTGACCTGTTCGATGCACAGGAAGTATTTAATTCTGACAGACCGGTACCTGTACCACCTATGGGTGACAGCAACTAA